A region from the Fusarium graminearum PH-1 chromosome 4, whole genome shotgun sequence genome encodes:
- a CDS encoding ARP2/3 complex 34 kDa subunit: MLLLDYQNVLIQSVLTERFSGAPPASIDQTVSDFDGVTFHISTPETKTQVLLSIQIRCFPDLVKYGAEEVLQREYGDYVTAVEPGYDFSVLVDLENLPESKEERNELALKFALLKRNAMAAPFEQAYKEHYALKEEASKFTSEDAPQGIREGGEVKAIHYREEEAIYVKASHDRVTVIFSTVFREETDRVFGKVFIQEFVDARRRAIQNAPQVLFRNDAPLELQGVPGIQNTGSGDIGYVTFVLFPRHLTPQRMTDVISHIQTFRDYFHYHIKASKAYIHSRMRKRTADFLQVLRRARPENEEKERKTASGRTFKVQGN, from the exons ATGCTTCTGCTAGATTATCAAAACGTGCTGATTCAGTCAGTCCTGACTGAGAGGTTTTCTGG AGCCCCTCCCGCTTCCATTGACCAGACGGTCAGCGACTTCGACGGTGTTACCTTCCATATCTCGACccccgagaccaagactcAGGTCCTCCTTTCTATCCAAATACGATGCTTCCCCGATCTCGTCAAGTACGGAGCTGAAGAGGTCCTCCAGCGGGAGTACGGCGACTATGTGACAGCTGTCGAGCCCGGCTACGACTTCTCTGTTCTGGTTGACCTGGAGAACCTCCCCGAGTCAAAGG AAGAACGTAACGAGCTGGCTCTCAAGTTCGCTCTCCTGAAACGCAATGCCATGGCCGCCCCATTCGAGCAAGCCTACAAGGAGCACTATGCACTGAAGGAGGAGGCTTCCAAGTTCACTTCCGAAGACGCTCCCCAAGGAATCCGAGAGGGAGGTGAAGTTAAGGCGATCCACTACcgagaggaggaggccaTCTACGTCAAAGCCAGCCACGACCGAGTTACCGTCATCTTCAGCACTGTCTTCCGTGAAGAGACCGACCGTGTATTTGGAAAGGTGTTTATTCAGGAGTTTGTCGATGCTCGGAGGAGAGCCATTCAGAACGCTCCCCAAGTGCTGTTTAGAAACGATGCTCCCCTTGAATTGCAGGGTGTCCCAGGAATCCAGAACACTGGATCTGGAGATATTGGCTACGTGACTTTCG TTCTCTTCCCCCGACATCTGACTCCCCAGCGCATGACCGATGTTATTTCTCATATTCAGACTTTCCGTGATTACTTCCATTACCATATTAAGGCCTCAAAAGCTTATATCCACTCTCGTATGCGAAAGCGAACTGCCGACTTCCTCCAAG TGCTGCGCCGTGCCAGGCCcgagaacgaggagaaggagagaaagacTGCCAGCGGCAGAACTTTCAAGGTACAAGGAAACTAG
- a CDS encoding 3-hydroxyanthranilate 3,4-dioxygenase: MLGPPVNLPKWLEENSHLLQPPINNYCVYNDDFTVMIVGGPNARTDYHINQTPEWFYQYKGAMMLKVVDEGKFRDIIIREGDMFLLPGNTPHNPVRFADTVGVVLEQRRPKDSLDRMRWYCAECGEIVHEAAFHCTDLGTQIKAAVNDFKNSDEKRTCSKCGVLADVAPKPGSIQDPNLE; this comes from the exons ATGCTCGGTCCTCCTGTGAATTTGCCTAAATG GCTTGAAGAAAACTCTCATCTCCTGCAACCACCCATCAACAACTACTGCGTCTACAATGACGATTTCACCGTCATG ATCGTCGGTGGCCCCAATGCTCGCACTGACTACCATATCAACCAAACCCCAGAATGGTTCTACCAATACAAGGGCGCCATGATGCTCAAAGTCGTCGATGAGGGTAAATTTcgcgacatcatcatccgcGAAGGCGATATGTTTCTCCTACCAGGCAACACGCCTCATAACCCCGTCCGCTTTGCAGACACCGTTGGAGTGGTCCTTGAGCAGCGCCGTCCCAAGGATTCACTCGATCGAATGCGCTGGTATTGTGCTGAGTGCGGCGAGATTGTCCACGAGGCTGCCTTCCATTGCACCGATCTGGGAACACAGATCAAGGCGGCTGTGAATGACTTTAAGAATAGCGATGAAAAGAGGACATGTTCAAAGTGTGGGGTTTTGGCAGATGTAGCGCCGAAGCCAGGAAGTATTCAGGATCCCAATTTGGAGTGA